Proteins encoded within one genomic window of Macrotis lagotis isolate mMagLag1 chromosome 3, bilby.v1.9.chrom.fasta, whole genome shotgun sequence:
- the LOC141516891 gene encoding olfactory receptor 10AG1-like, with amino-acid sequence MEYTGKMTDKNLTIMKELVLLGFSDLPNFQGFLFGIILVIYICILLGNGLIIVITNVERALQTPMYFFLGNLSFVEICYTSVTIPRMLKNLWSQKRNISLLSCAVQLCFFLILAVTESFLLAVMAYDRYMAICKPLYYPLIMNHKMCIQMVIGSWVTGIPVIMGQTYQVFSVPFCGSNKLNHVFCDMPPLMKLACGHSSGNEFFIFIDCLLFALIPFLLILFSYTRILSTILKLPSITGRSKAFSTCSSHLMVVCLFYISGFIAYLQSMSSYSGRIDKFFSLFYIIVTPMVNPTIYSLRNKDFNRAMRKLFLK; translated from the coding sequence ATGGAATATACAGGGAAAATGACTGACAAAAACCTAACTATCATGAAAGAACTTGTTCTCTTGGGATTTTCTGACCTTCCCAACTTCCAAGGGTTTCTCTTTGGTATTATTTTAGTGATCTATATATGCATACTTTTAGGTAATGGTCTCATCATTGTAATCACCAATGTGGAACGAGCTCTCCAAACACCCATGTATTTCTTCCTTGGAAACCTCTCTTTTGTGGAAATTTGTTATACATCAGTCACTATCCCAAGAATGCTTAAGAATCTCTGGAGCCAGAAAAGAAATATCTCTTTACTGTCATGTGCTGTACAACtatgtttctttcttattctGGCAGTCACAGAGAGCTTCCTCCTGGCAGTGATGGCCTATGATCGCTATATGGCGATCTGTAAGCCCCTCTACTATCCTCTAATCATGAACCACAAGATGTGTATCCAGATGGTGATTGGCTCCTGGGTCACTGGAATTCCAGTTATCATGGGGCAGACATATCAGGTTTTCTCTGTACCATTTTGTGGTTCAAACAAACTCAATCACGTTTTTTGTGACATGCCGCCATTAATGAAATTAGCCTGTGGGCATTCCTCTGGGAATGAgttctttatatttattgattgtttacTATTTGCTTTGATTCCTTTTCTGCTGATACTTTTTTCTTACACCAGAATCCTCAGCACAATTCTGAAGCTCCCATCAATCACTGGGAGATCCAAGGCCTTCTCTACTTGCTCATCTCATCTTATGGTTGTATGTTTATTCTATATTTCTGGCTTCATTGCTTATTTGCAATCAATGTCCAGTTATTCAGGCAGAATAGATAAGTTCTTTTCTCTATTCTACATCATTGTGACACCAATGGTTAACCCCACGATATATAGTCTGAGAAACAAGGACTTCAATAGGGCAATgagaaaactatttttgaaatAG